Genomic DNA from Calonectris borealis chromosome 4, bCalBor7.hap1.2, whole genome shotgun sequence:
CCGCTTCTATAACATTATATCAAAGACGGTTTAGGCATTCTGACACATTTATGTTTTACAAATCCATAATTAAAGAGGAATAATTTAGCATTTACTTCAGGAGAACAAAGAAAAGCTTCCCGTGGAGTTATATTCATACATTAATTACTGGTTTGAGTTTTGCTGATTAGAGTCAAGTCAAGTTTTGCATAAGATTAAGTGTGTGCTTTCCTGTTTTGGCTAGTTTTCTCAACTTAAATATCAGTGCTGATAGAGGCACCCCCTTTTACAGGGATGTGTGTAGTAGCATCCTACATGGGTGAGGCATGTGTGCAGGGAAATGCCTATTACATAttcagaaacagctgaaacaaCAAGTCATTTTTATGTCTCTCTGTCCAGACAGTTGACAGATACACATATATTGAACAGCAACAGGATTACACTGCTGAAACAGAAGATTGCCCAGCTTGAGTCACACTGTCAGGAGCCATGCAGAGACACGGCTGAAATACAGGAGACAACTGGAAGAGGTGCGCAAAATGCTTCTTGTATGGTGGAGGGTTAATTCAGTTACAAGTATCACCAGTTGGCATCACAGCGATGAGTTATTTGTGATCTTACGGGCCATAGATTACTGCAAAGGTATATAAGATTGCAAGTTATGAACCCAGTGCTTGGATCAATATAAGTTCTAGGTAGATCCTCTGCAAACAGGGCATTCAGATGGAACAGAGATCTCGCTTGCTCCTTTGGCCTTTTTAGCCAAAATATGATTATCCCAAAATGTATGCTAACACAAGGGATAGCAGGAGAGTTTCTATGGACATAAGACAAACAGAAGGTAATTCATTATGACATTTCTACCGAGTCACCTGAAAAAAGTTTGATTATTCCATTAGCTCCGAAAATGCCATTTTTGTTGCTGTAGAAATTAATGCAATGACTGTATTTTACATTTAAGTTGCCTAAGCTGTATGTGAGACTAAATTCCTCCTCATCTTAACACAAGCCCTGTGACCTTTAGTAGGATTTTATGGCAATTACATTAAAGTCTGTGGATTAAATAGCTAACTTTGCAACAATGACATTTAGATGAATTGTATTTCTTGCACTAAGAAAGTTACAATATCAAATAAATGTGAGGATAGAGCTGTAGCTAGATTAATAATGATTCTCTGAATATCTTTACTTCAGATTGTCAAGACGTTGCAAATAAAGGTGCCAGAAAAAGTGGTCTTTATTTCATCAAGCCTCAAAAAGCCAAGCAGTCATTCCTAGTCTACTGTGAGATTGACTCATACGGCAACGGCTGGACAGTATTACAGAGGGTATGCCACTTATGTATTATTACCATGAGCAAGCTTGTTGCATCAGCACTGTTTTTATTTACCCACATAAGATACATAACTTGTTGAttgaggtttttggttttggttttggttttgttttttccccagagacTGGACGGGAGTGAGGACTTCAGGAAAAATTGGGTTCAGTACAAGGAAGGATTTGGACATCTGTCTCCAGATGACACCACTGAGTTCTGGCTGGGAAATGAAAAGATTCATTTAATAACTACGCAGTCCACTCTGCCATACACCTTACGAATAGAACTGGAGGACTGGAGTGGCAAAAAAGGGTACTTGCTCATGATGCTTCTGAAAATGACAGCTTAAAACCTTCTGCTCCCATTTCTGTGTCAGTTTGTACAGCTCTCTGAAAAAATGATGAGCCCTTAGACCTGCTAACATGCACAGGACACTGCATTGGCACCTTGTGTGACTTGCTGCCAGGCACACGTGCGTGTCTGAAGGCCACGTGCTGGCAGCTCTAGTTTATTTGGCAGAAGGAATCCGTTTCTTCTCTTCAAGTTTCTTCACATCTTATGCATCTTATGGattagatgatcattgtaggtcccttccaactcaactatgctattctattctattctattctattctattctattctattctattctattctattctattctatgtatTCCATTCTCCAGGAGGGCTTACTATCCTTGCTGTTTCTTGAGACATCCGCTCCTTCCTCCTACCAAGAATTTCCTCATGACCTAAGTAAGCCTAAGCATTATGAACCTGggagatatatatatgtgtgtttatgtaACATAGATCTTTCATACATCACTGAAGACTAGTAGTTAGAAAACATGTCTGATGTTGGAGCACAAAAGTTGGTTGGATGTATGCCTTTGAACTGAGGCACACAATCATGCAAAACCAATTCCTTTTCAAATGCTAGGATGCCATAAATGCCTTTTCTGCAGTGCAAACACCTATGTATTTTTCACTTGTGCATGTACTGGGGATGCAGCATGCTCATATGCACCGTTATCCTTTGTTAACAGCACTGCTGACTATGCTGTATTCAAAGTGGGAAGTGAAGACGACAAGTATCGACTGACTTATGCCTATTTTATCGGTGGTGAAGCCGGGGATGCTTTTGATGGCTTTGATTTTGGAGACGATCCAAGTGACAAATCCTTTACCTATCATAATGGCATGCGGTTCAGTACCTATGATAACGACAATGATAACTTCGCTGGCAACTGTGCTGAGCAAGATGGATCTGGATGGTGGATGAACAGGTGTCATGCTGGCCACCTCAATGGCAAATATTATATAGGTAGAGTATCTTCTAAATACCTATAAACCAGGACACCACGTTTCAGTGGCAAAGAAAAATGGGTAGCTTTCATTGAGGATGTTTTGCCATCTGGTTTTTCCAAAGCTGGCGTAGCTCATTCTTTGCAATAACTGAAAACACCAGCAGTAGGAACTTGTGTCTGCTCTCCAGCCCAAAGTGGGAGAATTTGTCCTGAGAGAAGCAAATTAGGGGGAGAGGGGCAGTGAGCGGGGCCTGTCAGCACGCCCAGGGATGCTATGGAGGTGTTAGTACCAGAAAAATGTATGTGCACATTTACTACTTTACTACACACTACTACTACTTTAGAAAGCAACTATTTTGCTCCAACTGATATTTTTTAGATGGTGTGTACTCATCGAAAGATGCTGGTCCATCTGGATATGACAATGGCATTATCTGGGCAACCTGGCATGACCGGTGGTACTCCATGAAGAAAACTGCAATGAAAATCATCCCATTCAACAGACTGTCAGTAGATGGACAGCAGCACAACTTAGGCAGCGCCAAACAGGTTTGACCACAGGGCCGAGGAGATATTTAAAATGACAACAGAACATAGTTATTTCAAATGCTGAGCATGGGCACCTGAAGTGTTAAGCCCACTGCATCTTAGAGAAGTTGGCTTTGTTTACTGTTttgtcacagaaatatttttactttgattttagtATACCTTCCACATTACTCTTTCTTTTAACAGATAGATAAATGGATAGTCTCATGATCAGAAATAATTCCTTGCCTTCACGTGttttaaatgctacatttttaatTTCCAAGTATAACTGGTATAACTATGTATGAACACTATCAACATGTCGTCATAGCCTTATGTACTTCTTTCTTTAGAAGAAcattaaaatgctctttttttttctgttgtaggtTGGAGACTCGTAAAGGGACAATTTCACAAAGACTGATCTGAACAGGGAAAACAAGTCTTTTACCTCTTGGACACTGAACTTACCTAACATTACACAGTTCAGTTTTGACTATAAAACACCATTGACTGTAAAATGCCCGAGCCTCTTCCCTGAGCAGTGCTTACCTTTGTACATGGTTATTATTTTCTGTACAAATCCTCAATAAATTTTTGGTTATTACAAAAAATCTGAACTTGTTATCTGTGCTCTACTGTTGGCCAAGCAAAACAAAGTAAACTTTATGATGGTTGAAAGGTTACTGTGATCAAACCTGTTTGATTCAGTCATTCCTGAATTGCATGCCAGTagtttctgctgtttgtttagaGGCAAGTGTTGGAGCTATTTCTCCATAAAATGGAGATAATTGGCTTGTTTCCaaaagttttcattctgttttctaatGAAATTGATTTGTGACATAGATCAAAGTACATAGCAACTTGAAAGAGGCCTAGTTTACTGCTGAAGGCTACTTAACTGAGCTTATCATGAAGTAATGAATACATTTTCAATCAGGATGTGTTAGGAAGTATACTATCAATGACAAAGAACAGATATTTTACTCCAGAGCATACATATTAACAAGTTTCTTAAATATTACTCAGAATAAAAATTTTGTTTGCTATATAGCACATAGTATTACGCTGTACAACTATTATTCCTGAATACCCCCTTTcgattcataaatattttaaaattaatctaatGTATTTATTGCCATTGTCGGACCATAAAATGTTAACATTTGCAGCataaatacattgtattttacttgcattttctttttccatgtgaTCCACATGAGCAAACTCACAGCACAGATCAAGAACAGCAAAGAGTTTGCAATGCTGTCTGAATGTACTCAGTCAGAATATCTGATGAGTGCATTTGTGGGGTGCATTAGCAGATCAGTTTAGGTTTGTGGATAAATTGCTCATCAAAAAATTCACGCAGAGCtagaatagaaatatatttttatatagagagagatatatatcaAGTTGATATATTGAGAAGTGAAATATTAAAGGTGTCTTGGTCTTTATTTTTAGCTACTATTGTGAGGCCAGAAGTTCACCTGGTATTTCTGAATAGCACattcaaatgctttattttgaagaCAGAGAGACATTACACTAATAATACAGATCTTAAAGGCAGTTTATGCTGCCTCAACGTTTTCCCAGTTTCAGTGCCCAGGTCTCTGGTGAGGCTGCTGCTGAGCCTCTTTCCCTGGGCCTGAGTCTCCATAGCGTAACAAGCTGCTGTTCCTCTGTCATTTTTACTGAGGTTGTTTTGACTTAGGTCAAGTTTTACCCTTAAGCCAAAGTGTAAGAGGAAGGCAGGTTTCTTAGGAGTAGGGGAGAAGCAGCCATCATTAGCATTGGGTTATCATGGGGTTAACAACTGTTTGGGATGAGGGACAACCCCTCCATGCCGCTGAACCAGTATATATGCACGGCCTTGTTGCACCCATGCAACCAGCCATGCTGCGCGGCTCACCGCCAGCCTTGACGCCCAATTCTTCACCATTTTCCTGAACAGTTTTGTGCAGTGAGGCCTCTCCCGTGGTTCCTTGTAGCTGAAGCAGTACGCATAGAGAGGCCTGTGGGGAGGATGCGAGCTGAGGGTTGACAAGCCCAGTCTGATCCTGGTTCTGCAAACAGCCACTTGAGTGGCATTGGCCAAGtcccttctgctttctgttttcagtttacCCCACCTACGACGTGACTTTAAGgttgttattatttatatatttgcaacatggaattaaaaaatattcctttcatCTCTGTCACTTTGACTTCTGTATCCACTCTCCTCTAGGTCTGAACTGTGATCTGCCTCTCCCAGTTTAGCTTTTGACTGCAATGATTTGTTTGATGACAATCATCTGCTGTAACTACACACAATTCACTGGTGTGAGCTGGCATTTTATGGGTTGCTCACCAGAACTAAGATTGGCTTATTATTCCAGTTGATTTGTTGATTGGTGTCCTAAGGTCTCACAAATAATTTTGAACCTCTTTGGAGAGGAGTATCTGCTCAAGCGGTCGGGAGGGTCACAGCTATGCAATCCAAGAAGCCTGATCTTTCACAGAAGTCCTATGCCAGAGCTCATCAGGGCGCCTGCAGGATCCCAGCCCGCAGTGATATTCTCTGGGTCCTGAAAGAAGACTGGCAAGATTCAAGCCCTTTGGAGATCCTTTCTACTGTTCCCAACCCTCTAACTATCAGAAAGGGGTCTGAAAAGATCTCCTATTTCTTCTCCTAGAGAGAGAGTAATAGTCTCAGCATTATTTTTTGCAAGCAAATACATTGCAATTTGACTCAATGCCCTTTTTTTGTATACTGAGAGGtcgtatttcttttttctaaatcagtCTTTATCGTACATGACCCTCAGACCATAGCCTGTAGTGAAAGTCGTCTGTGTTTAGGCAAGCCTGTCCCCCTCCGAATTTATAAAAGTTCATTATAGGATTTGATGACTACAATGAGTTTGCCTTTCTTTCATACCTTGTGCTTGCAGACACTCTTCCAAAGACCACTGTAGCACAGAACAGAGGAACTGGgaacagaaatactttcttttttgcatgctccctccaaagcaaaaaaaaaaaaaagaagtagtggATGGCGAAGGGATAGAGGTAGAATGAGGCAAATAAGGTGGGCAGACTGGAGGACTTGCTGGGTACTTCAGTCACTGGGACATTGTGAAAATGTGGGACCAGATGCTAGTAACGAATTCAAAAGAGTTAAGTAGTCTGAGGAGCATATGAAGAGAAAGTGGAGCCGAGAGCTGGGGCTGAAGGAGAACGGAGTCTAAGCCAAGGTATCCAGAGGAGGGACAGGAATGAGCAGGtaagaggaggagaaggcaccGCTTGGAAACTGGTGGTGGGGACTGGTGGTAGGACAGGAGACAAGGGCAGTGCTGCGCAAACAAGAGCTGGCTCACATCTAGGGCACAAAAACCGGGATTAAATCCCAGGCTCCCCAACTATTGCTGTGGCAGCCTgccaagagcagggcagctgaagCAATAAACTGCACTTCTGTCCTTTGATCATGAATTAAAGTTAAATCCAAAGTTTATCTAGCTCTTGGCCTTTAGCCTTTCAAACAAACACAGGGAGAAGTGACTGGATGATTGCAACATGAAAGCAAAGGTACAGGCTGAAGGTCAGGCCCCGATTCAGCCCTCAACGGGAAAGCCTGAGGAGCTCCTCCTTCACCCCAGCTTCACCTAGCAATCCTCTTCGTATGAAGCAGGAAACCCCTCTTATCTTACCTCATGTTTGTGATCGGTTATTGGCTTTTTCCAGTCCCTCTAGCCTTGGTGGCCGAGTGTTACTTGGACCAGAGCTTAAGTTTTCTGTGTTTGAAGGTCACCAGAGAGCTGCACTCTTCATCAGGGTGAGAGGAGGCCTGGCCCATGCCGCTGCCATGCCCAGTGTTACACTGGTAACCAGTGCCTGGGACGCCACCCAGCAAATTGTCGCATCCTCTGTTAGCATGGTTGAGAAGGCAGACATTCTTCTGCTTGATGTGCTCTGACTGCTCTTGATTTTTAAGGCCTATTAAATTAGGCCTTAAATTAGAAATAATGTTCAGGGATTATTGAAGATCACAAAATCAAGCTCTTACAAATTGGGAAAAGCCGGAACTAAggtgacatagaatcatagaatcatagaatcattaaggctggaaaagacctctaagatcatcgagtccaaccgtcagcccaacaccaccatgcccactaaaccatgtccctaagcgccacatctacacgtcttttaaatacttccctgggcagcctgttccaaggcctgaccactctttcagtaaagaaatttctcctaatgtccaatctaaacctcccttggggcaacttgaggccatttcctctcgtcctatcgctcgttacttgggagaagagacagaccCCCACCttactacaacctcctgtcaggtagttgtagagtgcaatgaggtctccccccagcctcctcttctccagactaaacagtcccagttccctcagccgctcctcatcagacttgtgctccaggcccttcaccagcctcgttgccctcctctggacacgctccagcacctccctgtccttcttgtagtgaggggcccaaaactgaacacagtattcgaggtgcggcctcaccagtgccgagtacaggggcacgatcacctccctgctcctgctggccacactatttctgatacaggccaggatgccgttggccttcttggccacctgggcacactgccggctcctgttcagccggctgtcagccagcacccccaggtaaCTACTTCACATCTGAATTACGAaggatgctttagttgttgcatAGGTTGTAATGCATGTAGTGAGTAAGACCGGGTGGGGCACAGATGCCTCTTAGTTACAGCTGATACCCTGCAGAATTAGGCACTATTCCTGCCCTCATCACCCGGTTCCTGTGAGACCAGAGGCAAGACACTCAGGTGCCTCCGAGCTGGCTGCTGGATGTTCCTCCTGAGCCCCAGTGCAGGCACAGGGCTACAGCTGCCATCAGTGGGATCTGCACTATGGTGCGCTCTGAAGACTCAGACTATCAAAATGGATCCCCCAAATTAATAACTACTTTTTGACTTAACCTTCTCACCTGCCTTCTGCAGCTGTGAAAAGGGAAAAGTTGTGACCAGGGAATGACTGTTTGTAAAGCACTGGGGCAGCTGAGTGATGAGCACCATAGGAGAACCCTTGAATCTTTAAACAGTCTGCAGAGCATCATCATACGATGAAAAGAGTGTACAGCTCTGGGCAGCTGCTTGCCTGCGGAGCACCATCCATGCTCAATGTGAGGAGGAAGGGGTTTGGTGGAAGAAACATCACACGTGATCCTGCGGTAAAGCAGAGTCCACGAGTGTACACACAAGGAGAGCACATGAAGGTTGTACCTGCAATTCTGGTGTTCCCGAGCACGGAGGTCCTAAGGTTGTGATCTTTGAGCAGAGTTTTGTATCTATCGCGGAGGCTAAATTAAAATGGAGGCTAAATCATGGAGGTCCTAAAGTTATGATCTTTGAGCAGAGTTTTGTATCTATTGTGGAGGCTAAATTAGAGCTTGTTGGTTTGAGTGGGACACTATCCATGGAAAGTCCATATTTTGGATGAAGCCCATTTTACTCTGTTCTGTAAAATAATTAATCCTAATCCTGCAAGACTTCCTCTCATTGTGGTCTTCCCCTCCTTTAAGCATTTTATTGTCCTCTGTCCCCTTATTTTTATAATTCTTTCACAGAACTGCTGCAACAGAGTGAACAAAACTGTGTAGGGCTTGAAGTGGGGAAGCATCACCAATCTTATCCCTGCTGAAGTTAGCAGCTGAGCATTTTGGTGTGTAAGTATATTTATTATCTGCTTTGAGTTCAGGAGCTGCCTTACAGACATTTATCAACCAAACAACACAGCCATGGCTGGCTGATCTTCAAACTGAGCAAAGGTAATTTGTGGTCTGTTTGGACATTTGTTGCTGAAGTTAGTTGGGGTCTCTTGTTGCTTAAATCAGAAGTTTGTTGCATCATAGTATTACTGGCACTGCATGGGATTCAACAGAAGACTTTACAAAGCATGTTGCAGGGAattgaaataaacaaaacatcTGTTTCAGAATGTGCACAGATAAGATAAGATTAAACCTTAAATATAACAGAAACCCTTTGTCatgcaaaaccagatcctgaTGGTGTAGGTGTTAATCAATGTAGCACCATCTTATTGAGCTCTTCTGCTATCTGAGGATATGACTCGTTTAAGAGGGTTTTCCTATTTAAGAGAGGCATGAAATGCAAGGccagaaatgggaggaaaaatgggaaataaagggTCCAGTTCAACTGCAGTGAACTTTATGTGGAGGGGGTTCAAGCCTCCTGAAGGCAGAAacaagaggaaaagcagaggaaaggaggaTAAGACAAAACCTGAGAGCCTGCTGGAATGGATCCAAAGCTAAAATCAGCTATTTTGAATTAAATATGTTGTAAAATGCCAGAGTCAAGCTTAAACATGTCCCTCTAAAGCAGAATATGATAAGATGTTGCAACCTGTAGATGATGGAGAGTTTTGTGAACGTCAAGCCAAGAGAGAATTTCGTTCTTCCAACTGATTAGGCCCACATTTGCTCAAGCAAGGGTTTTCTTGCTCATTCCTGCTCACTACGGTGGCAACTTTTGAGATGGGCAGCATCTCTCAAATGTCTGACAGCCACGTACAACACTCCCAACAGTAAGGCTTGTTATAGAGCTCACAGCAGCAGCACATTATCATCAATTGCCACACACAAACTATACCCATTATACAAACATTTAAGGAGACATGACTCCTTAGGAAGGTTTAATTATGCTTAACATCTGTGCTGGGACATTTTCAATGTCCCAGACTCTGCTCTTCATAAATATGTGTTCATTTCAAGTAAATCCCACTTGATAAAAAATTATAATATACCATTTGTGTAAGAGACAGCATAATGTCAAACACATCATGCATTGTATGAACACCAGTAAGGTCCAGCTGTAAAAACTGATGTAAACTGGGCTCTGCAcccttcagaaattaatttcagttgaTGACCACATGGTCACAGATGGACTGTATCAACCTTTCTCAGGCTAGTACTTGCTTTGGAAAGGCCAGTGGATTTCACAGCAGTGGAACACAGTCACACAGAAAGGGCAAACCAATGACTTCCTTCTCCAAATATCAACTCTCTGATTATGCTAGCTAAATACCCATTGCACAGAGTATGTGTCTTCCAGCAGGTAAGTGTTGCTGGATCCCGCTAGGTCCTGCATACACATTAGTTGAACATCCAGTTACAAGAAACTAAGCTTTAGACAGATTTTTTCCTGGAATAAATGGTGTTGCCCACATATTGTTGTTGTACAAACTTACCTGGAGCAAATAACATCAGAAACTTGTGCAAGAGGCATTAGGTAATCACCTAAGGGGGAGGGGAGCATTTGGCATGTTTTGTCTCCAAACAGAAGGGAGCATAATGATTAATCTCAGCTTCGCATTAAGGTTTAAATTGCACCAAAAGTCCCCTGAAGAGCATCGTCTCAGTCAGACTTCTGCTTGCTCTTCTCCTGAAGATGATAGCAGTGAGGATCCTCTGTGTGTTGCTGTGCCTCAACTTAGCCTGGGTATGAGTTTGCTTACTTGATTCTTTTAATATCTTGCTGTTTTGAAGAGTGAGCATTAATTTAATGTTCATTCATTAGACAGATACATTGTGGCTGCCACCTAGCTTGTAAAATTCAATGCACACATGTATGCACAAACTTACTGTAACCACTTCACTGCTGGACTTTCATCAGTAGTTCCTGAGTATCCAGCTCTCTAGTTTTGCTTAATTCAGTTTTGCTGAATCTGCCCTGCTTCAGGACCAGCAAAGCAGATACATTAAAATGAATTCATAGTGATTCACATGATTCATGTGATGCTGTAAGTCTTAAACCTAACTGACTGGATGCTAGTGGCTCCAGCCAGTCAGGAATTTTCATGTTTATTAGGGTGAATTCTATCTCCTTTGGATGGTACTTCAGCAGGATTTTCCACTTACAAATGACACACAATACCTTTATtataaaatacacattaaaaaaaaatattcctgtggCAGCAGCATCAGGTTAAACTACAGCTAAGTGAGAATCAATTTTTAGATAAGGAAAGTGATAGACTTGATTTTCAGCTATGCTAATATAACCTTGCTCTTTTCTCATTTAGGTCTCAGCCCATAATCTTATGTTAGATTCtttatgtttctttttgtggCTGTTTTTTGAAGAGTGTGAATGTTTTAACAAATGACACAAACAATAGGGAGCAGATGTGACAAAACAGAAGCACTAATATTGGAGCTGTCGATGCTGAAAGGGAACAGACCACCtaaaagtaaattttttctttgttacttttaGGAGGCACTCAGGATGAATCAAACCAGCATGAATTTGCTGATTTGAATAATGACATTCCAGTTCCCCAGGGCTGAGGTTCTGGCACTGGAGGCTAGAATTAGGAAAACTTTCTCTGCCTCAGAATTAATCATTAGtcataataataattaatcaTTAATCTTTTCAAGCATTAATTATGCTGCTTGAAAAGAACTTAAGGTGTGCAGAGGAACCCAGTCAGACCTAATTACATCTTAAGTCCTAAAACAGGGCtttcttttatgaaaaagaattattttccagtCCCTTACTGAGTGATAACACGGTAGGAAACCTTACAGTGTTCTGGCTTAGAATTAGCTTGTGTATGTGCACTTTTGCTTCTCAGGTTTGAAGAAAATCTCagtatatttatttctcttctttccattaGCACAGTGGAATCCATCCATCGCTGACATTGTAATTTTTATTACAATGTTATTAGCTTCCTTGCTCTTTTTGCCAGGCAAAACAGTGCTACAAGTTTACAGTTAGCAACCGTgattaaaatcagaaatgctaATGGCAAAACTCTATTCATCTATATCTTTAAGCCAGTTTTGTGTAGACTAAAGGTGGTAGAATGAAATTAGAAATTTAGGAATATTGCAGCAAATGGAAATAGaacatatgatttttaaaatatttgctttcatttaacCAGTTCCAATctaattttaagttaattttatatttacaCACAGAACACAAGATTTCTGTGGAATAATATTATCATAATACATCTTGAGCATCACCAGCTCCCTCCGTAGCAGCATTAATTTTAAGAGATGAAAAACTTTATTccgacaaaacaaacaaaatcgtATCTTACAAGAAGTATCAGGAATAAAATCCTTGCACT
This window encodes:
- the FGG gene encoding fibrinogen gamma chain, with the protein product MVVLRLGSWAPLGPLLSLLFSTSMAYIPATRENCCILDERFGSYCPTTCGIADFFNKYHLTMDNELQEMERILRQITNSTGTVEHLIQHIQSLYPPEKQTLPNSIDDFTQKSKKIIEEIIRYENTILSHESTIQQLTDTHILNSNRITLLKQKIAQLESHCQEPCRDTAEIQETTGRDCQDVANKGARKSGLYFIKPQKAKQSFLVYCEIDSYGNGWTVLQRRLDGSEDFRKNWVQYKEGFGHLSPDDTTEFWLGNEKIHLITTQSTLPYTLRIELEDWSGKKGTADYAVFKVGSEDDKYRLTYAYFIGGEAGDAFDGFDFGDDPSDKSFTYHNGMRFSTYDNDNDNFAGNCAEQDGSGWWMNRCHAGHLNGKYYIDGVYSSKDAGPSGYDNGIIWATWHDRWYSMKKTAMKIIPFNRLSVDGQQHNLGSAKQVGDS